The Pseudomonas leptonychotis genomic sequence GCGTGGTCAAACAAAGCCTGTGGGACAACCCGAGCATGCGCGGGCCACTGCGCGCAGCACACTACATCAGCAACAGCGGCAGCATGGACATGCTCGACGAGGCGGCCGGCGCCCTACAAGGCGGCCAAACCCTGGTGATTTTCCCCGAGGGCACGCGCACCACCCCCGGGCAAAACCCTGAGTTTCATCGCGGCGCCTCGGCTATTGCCCTGCGTGGTGCGCGCATCGTCACCCCAGTGGTGATCAGCGTCAGTCCCACCACCCTGACCAAGGCCGAGCCTTGGTACAGCATTCCGTCGCGCCGTTTTCACTTTCGTTTGCGCGTAGGCGAGGATATTGACCCTCAACAGTTCAATGCCATGGGGCCGCCGCCAATTGCCTCACGCAAACTCAACGATTTTCTGCATCAACACTTTATTAAGGAGCTCGCTAAAGATGAGCGATTTACAACTAGAGATTAAGAACCTGATCATCGATGCCCTGGGCCTTGAAGACATGGCAGCCGAAGACATTGCCGCCGACCTGACCCTGTTCGGCGAAGGCCTGGGCCTGGACTCGGTAGATGCCCTGGAGCTCGGTTTGGCCATCCAGAAACGCTTCGGCATCAAGATCGACGCCGAAGCCAAAGACACCCGCAAGCACTTTGCCAACGTAGCCAGCCTGGCGGCATTCGTGTCATCGCAACAGACCGCCTGAGGAAGCCACCGATGCAAACCCGTGAAGAGATTTTCATCACCCTGCGCGACGCTCTGGTTGAGCTGTTCGAACTGGATGCTGAGCGCGTTACGCCACAAGCCAACCTCTATCAGGACCTTGAGATCGATAGCATTGACGCCGTGGACCTGATCGACCATATCAAACGCCAAACCGGCAAAAAGCTCGCGGCCGAAGAGTTCAAGGCCGTGCGCACCGTCGGTGACGTGGTCGAGGCGGTGCTGCAGCTGGTCAACGCCCCAGCCAGCGAATAATGAGTCGCCTATTTGGCCTGCTCCTGCTGCTGGCCGGGCTGCTCTATCCGTTTGCCGTGTATTACGGCATGGAGCACCTCTCGCCACGCCTATTCGCTGTGGTGCTCGGCGGCCTATGGCTGGTGCGCGCGTTGAGCCAATGGGGCAAGCCGGGCAACCGCTGGATGACCGCCATGGCCCTGGGTTTCTGCCTGCTACTCGGTCTCGCGGGCGATCCCGCGTTGTTGCGCTGGTACCCGGTGTTGCTTAACGGCCTGCTGCTGGCACTGTTTGGCCTTAGCCTGAAATTCGGCCCGCCGCTGATCGAACGCCTGGCGCGCCTGACCGAGCCGCAGCTGCCGGACGTCGCCGTGCGCTACACGCGCCTGGTTACCGCCGTCTGGGCCGGGTTCTTCCTGGCCAACGGCCTGGTGGTGGTGGCGCTGAATTTTTGGGCCCCGCTGAGTTGGTGGACGCTGTATACCGGGCTGATTGCCTACGGGCTGATGGGCCTGCTGTTTGCCGGAGAGTGGCTGGTGCGCCAGCGTGTAAGGAGACATGAATGAACTGGCTGCCCCTTGAGCACCTGCTGCTCGAAGCCTACCCAGGTCGCGCAGTAACCGCGGATCTGAATCACGCCCAGCTGCGCCAGCATGCCCTGCAGCTGGCGGCTGAGCTGCAAAGCCGTGGCGTACAGCGCTTGGCGCTGTACCTCGACGATGCCGCTGAGCTGGCAATTGCCCTGCTGGCCGCCTGGCGTGCCGGGATTACCGTGCTGCTGCCCGCCGATGCCCAGCCACAGACCCGCCAGCGCATGAGTACGCAATGCGACCTGTGGCTGGACAGCTCAGGCGTCGCTACGTTTGATGGCCTGCTTAACGCCGACAGCGCTGCGCTGCCGCCGGCCCCGCTTGATCTCGACCAGTGCCGGCTGACCCTGTGCACCTCCGGTTCCAGCGGCGAAGCCAAGCTGATCGACAAATCCCTGCGCCAGCTAGCCAATGAAGTCACGGCCCTGGAACAACTGTGGGGCGAGCAACTGGGCAGCGCGACCATCCTTGGCAGCGTCGCCACCCAACATATCTATGGCTTGCTGTTTCGCGTGCTGTGGCCGCTGTGCGCCGGCCGCGCCTTTCTGCGCCGTGCCCAGCCGTTCCCCGAAGATTTGCAGCGCGAAAGCCTGGCAACCGGCACTGCTTTCGTCTGGGTGGCCAGCCCCGCGCTATTAAAAAGAATGGGCGATAACCTCAACTGGCCGGAGCTGCGTGCGGTGCGCCAGGTGTTTTCCTCTGGCGGCGCGCTGCCAGCTGAAACCGCTGCCGAACTGCACGGCCTACTTGGTCAATGGCCCACGGAAATCTACGGCAGTTCGGAAACCGGCGGCATTGCCTGGCGTCAGGGCGGCGAGCTATGGACGCCATTCGCCGATGTCGAGCTTGGGCAAAACGCCGAAGGTGCGCTGCACTTGACGTCGCCCTATCTGCCAGCCGGCCATCGCGAGCAAACCGCCGATGCGGTCGAGTTGCAGGCCGATGGTCGCTTCGCCCTGCGCGGCCGCCTGGACCGGATTATCAAACTGGAAGAAAAGCGTATCTCCCTGCCCATGCTCGAACAGGCGCTGAGCCGCCATGAATGGCTCAGTGATGCGCGCCTGGGCGTGGTGCAGGAAGGCCGCGCCTACCTTGGCGCGCTGGTGGCCTTGAGCCCGGCCGGCTTGCATGCGCTGCGCAACCAGGGCCGCAAGACCGTCACCGAAACCCTGCGCCGCCACCTGGCCGACCATTGCGAAGCCATCGCCCTGCCGCGTCGCTGGCGGCTGCTCGCGCAGCTGCCCTACAACAACCAGGGCAAGCTGGCGCAAGCATCGGTGGAAGCACTGCTGGCCGAACCGCGGCCGACCCAGGTGGAACCGCTGTCGGCAGTCGAGCAGGACGGTGAATGGTTGTTGGAGCTGGATGTACCGCTCGACCTCGCACATTTCACCGGCCACTTTCCGCAAACCCCGGTGTTGCCAGGCGTAGTCCAGGTTGACTGGGCGCAACAGCTGGCGCGCCAGCTGATTACGGATCTGCCGCCACGCTTCAGCGGTATGGAAGTGTTGAAATTTCAGCAACTGGTTCGCCCCGGTGACCGCCTGCAACTGACCCTGCGTTTCGACGCACAGCGCAACAAGCTGTACTTCACCTTCCGCAACGGCGAAGCCGCCTGCTCGTCCGGACGGATTCTGCTGGGGCCAGCTCAATGAAGTGCTTTGGTAGGTTGGCGTTGAGCGCAGCGATACCCAACAGAGTGGCGATGGGTATCGCGCGGCTCAGCCTGCGCGGCCCGATCCATCCTACGGGGCGGCGATAGATGCATAAGCCTTGCGCGGTGATCCCGGTCTACAACCACGAGCACGCGCTGCCCGTGGTGGTCGCGGCCCTGCACGCGGCCGGCCTGCCCTGTGTGCTGGTAGACGACGCTTCAAGCCCGGCTTGCGCGGCGGTGATGGATCAGTTGGCCACACAGCCCGACACCCACCTGCTGCGTCTGGCCGTCAATCAGGGTAAGGGCGGTGCGGTTATGGCCGGCCTGCGTGAAGCCGCGCACTTGGGTTTCAGCCATGCCTTACAGGTAGACGCCGACGGCCAGCATGACCTCAGTGACCTGCCGCGCTTTATCCAAGCCTCGCAAGTCGCACCCCAGGCGTTGATCTGTGGCTACCCGCAGTACGACGAGAGCGTGCCTAAGGGTCGCCTCTATGCCCGCTACCTGACCCACGTGTGGGTGTGGATCAACACCCTGTCGCTGAGCATCCGCGACTCCATGTGTGGCTTTCGCGTCTATCCACTGCCGGCCACCCTCGCCTTGATCGACTCGGTCAGCCTCGGCAAACGCATGGACTTCGACACCGAAGTCCTGGTACGCCTGGCCTGGCGCAACCAGCCCATGCAGTGGCTACCGACCAAGGTGCATTACCCGCTGGACGGCCTCTCGCACTTTCGTCTGTGGCACGACAATGCCCTGATCTCGAAGATGCACACCAAGCTGTTTTTCGGCATGTTGCTGCGCGCGCCGCAGATCCTCTGGCGCAGGTGGCGCAGATGAACCCGCAGCACTGGGCCGGGCAGCGCGAACGCGGCAGCTTTATCCTGATGAAGTTCACTGCCTGGTTGGCCCGTGTGCTTGGGCGCCGGCTGATCAGCCCGTTGCTGTACCTGATCGTGCTGTATTTCTACCTGTTCGGCGCCAAAGCGCGGCGCAGCATCCGTCAGTATCAACGCAACCTGGCCAACTGGAGCGGTCGCGCAGAGCTGCACCCCAGCCGCCTGTCCGTGCTGCGCCACTTTATGAGCTTCGCCGACGCCCTACTCGACAAGCTCGATGTATGGAATGGCAAGCTTGGCCTGGAGCAGGTCACCCTGGTCGACCCCAGCAATGCCTGCACCCAGCTGCACCAGCAAGGCCGTGGGCAGATGCTGGTGGCCGCGCACCTAGGCAATCTGGAAGTCTGCCGCGCCCTGGCCGAACTCGGCGAGCAGGTGACCATGAATGTGCTGGTGCACACCAAGCATGCTGAGCAGTTCAACCGCCTACTCGGCGAGGCCGGCTCCACCCACCTGCGCCTGATCCAAGTCAGCGAGCTGGATGCGGCGATCATGCTGCAATTGTCCGAACGCCTGGAACGCGGTGAGTGGCTGGCGATTGCCGGCGACCGTGTGCCACTCAAGGGCAGCCGCAAGGCC encodes the following:
- a CDS encoding lysophospholipid acyltransferase family protein — its product is MDLVTQQGLSRYSAPYWWRLIATALSFSLFGIGGVLLRVLIFPLLALLPGDALSRRTRARAVVSKTFYLFVQFMYRSGVLTYEVEGIERLGRPGQMVIANHPSLIDVVVLIAFIRNANCVVKQSLWDNPSMRGPLRAAHYISNSGSMDMLDEAAGALQGGQTLVIFPEGTRTTPGQNPEFHRGASAIALRGARIVTPVVISVSPTTLTKAEPWYSIPSRRFHFRLRVGEDIDPQQFNAMGPPPIASRKLNDFLHQHFIKELAKDERFTTRD
- a CDS encoding phosphopantetheine-binding protein codes for the protein MSDLQLEIKNLIIDALGLEDMAAEDIAADLTLFGEGLGLDSVDALELGLAIQKRFGIKIDAEAKDTRKHFANVASLAAFVSSQQTA
- a CDS encoding acyl carrier protein, with amino-acid sequence MQTREEIFITLRDALVELFELDAERVTPQANLYQDLEIDSIDAVDLIDHIKRQTGKKLAAEEFKAVRTVGDVVEAVLQLVNAPASE
- a CDS encoding acyl-CoA synthetase family protein; translated protein: MNWLPLEHLLLEAYPGRAVTADLNHAQLRQHALQLAAELQSRGVQRLALYLDDAAELAIALLAAWRAGITVLLPADAQPQTRQRMSTQCDLWLDSSGVATFDGLLNADSAALPPAPLDLDQCRLTLCTSGSSGEAKLIDKSLRQLANEVTALEQLWGEQLGSATILGSVATQHIYGLLFRVLWPLCAGRAFLRRAQPFPEDLQRESLATGTAFVWVASPALLKRMGDNLNWPELRAVRQVFSSGGALPAETAAELHGLLGQWPTEIYGSSETGGIAWRQGGELWTPFADVELGQNAEGALHLTSPYLPAGHREQTADAVELQADGRFALRGRLDRIIKLEEKRISLPMLEQALSRHEWLSDARLGVVQEGRAYLGALVALSPAGLHALRNQGRKTVTETLRRHLADHCEAIALPRRWRLLAQLPYNNQGKLAQASVEALLAEPRPTQVEPLSAVEQDGEWLLELDVPLDLAHFTGHFPQTPVLPGVVQVDWAQQLARQLITDLPPRFSGMEVLKFQQLVRPGDRLQLTLRFDAQRNKLYFTFRNGEAACSSGRILLGPAQ
- a CDS encoding glycosyltransferase family 2 protein; this encodes MHKPCAVIPVYNHEHALPVVVAALHAAGLPCVLVDDASSPACAAVMDQLATQPDTHLLRLAVNQGKGGAVMAGLREAAHLGFSHALQVDADGQHDLSDLPRFIQASQVAPQALICGYPQYDESVPKGRLYARYLTHVWVWINTLSLSIRDSMCGFRVYPLPATLALIDSVSLGKRMDFDTEVLVRLAWRNQPMQWLPTKVHYPLDGLSHFRLWHDNALISKMHTKLFFGMLLRAPQILWRRWRR
- a CDS encoding glycosyl transferase, coding for MNPQHWAGQRERGSFILMKFTAWLARVLGRRLISPLLYLIVLYFYLFGAKARRSIRQYQRNLANWSGRAELHPSRLSVLRHFMSFADALLDKLDVWNGKLGLEQVTLVDPSNACTQLHQQGRGQMLVAAHLGNLEVCRALAELGEQVTMNVLVHTKHAEQFNRLLGEAGSTHLRLIQVSELDAAIMLQLSERLERGEWLAIAGDRVPLKGSRKANVDFLGKSAAFPQGPWLLAGLLQCPVSLIHCLKIDNRYQVIIEPFAERLQWKRSERDEVIRHWTQRYADQLAQRCLDAPLQWFNFYPFWNEDDDTSA